A genomic region of Vigna radiata var. radiata cultivar VC1973A unplaced genomic scaffold, Vradiata_ver6 scaffold_86, whole genome shotgun sequence contains the following coding sequences:
- the LOC106754261 gene encoding protein STABILIZED1, with product MVFIASPNHKTLAIDVNPNTTTLHHLKLAIQQTLTLPISQQRLFLSQSHRLSAANDGDDSVLISDLGVGPYSTLTLHIPLLGGTNPPAVPKPRFDFLNSKPPPNYVAGLGRGATGFTTRSDIGPARAAPDLPDRSATTIGGTAGAGRGRGKPGEEEDDDEGEDKGYDENQKFDEFEGNDVGLFASAEYDEDDKEADAVWEAIDKRMDSRRKDRREARLKQEIEKYRASNPKITEQFADLKRKLYTLSSDDWQSLEKFESGGYSSRNKKKRFESFVPVPDTLLEKARQEQEHVTALDPKSRAANGTETPWAQTPVTDLTAVGEGRGTVLSLKLDRLSDSVSGMTNVDPKGYLTVLNSMKITSDAEISDFKKARLLLKSVTQTNPKHPPGWIAAARLEELAGKLQAARQLIQKGCEECPKNEDVWLEACRLANPDEAKAVIARGVKSIPNSVKLWMQAAKLEHDDANRSRVLRKGLEHIPDSVRLWKAVVELANEEDARLLLHRAVECCPLHVELWLALARLETYDNAKKVLNRARERLSKEPAIWITAAKLEEANGNTSMVGKIIERGIRALQREGLVIDREAWMKEAEAAERAGSVATCQAIVHNTIGIGVEEEDRKRTWVADAEECKKRGSIETARAIYAHALTVFLTKKSIWLKAAQLEKSHGTRESLDALLRKAVTYRPQAEVLWLMGAKEKWLAGDVPAARAILQEAYAAIPNSEEIWLAAFKLEFENHEPERARMLLAKARERGGTERVWMKSAIVERELGNIEEERRLLDEGLKQFPSFFKLWLMLGQLEEQLAENAKRLDQTEKRLDHMREAKKVYESGLKNCPNCVPLWLSLANLEEEMNGLSKARAVLTMARKKNPQNPELWLAAVRAELKHGYKKEADILMAKALQECPNSGILWAASIEMVPRPQRKTKSVDAIKKCDHDAHVIAAVAKLFWHDRKVDKARTWLNRAVTLAPDIGDFWALCYKFELQHGTEENQKDVLKRCIAAEPKHGEKWQAISKAVENSHQPTESILKKVVVALGKEENAAENNKH from the coding sequence ATGGTGTTTATCGCATCACCCAACCACAAAACCCTAGCCATAGACGTAAACCCCAACACCACCACTCTCCATCACCTCAAACTTGCGATCCAACAAACCCTAACCCTTCCAATTTCTCAACAGCGCCTCTTCCTCTCTCAGAGTCACCGATTATCAGCCGCTAATGACGGCGATGATTCGGTTCTCATCTCCGATCTCGGCGTCGGACCCTACTCAACCCTAACCCTTCACATTCCCCTCCTAGGCGGCACCAATCCTCCGGCTGTCCCCAAACCCCGCTTCGATTTCCTCAACTCCAAGCCCCCTCCCAACTATGTCGCCGGACTTGGCCGTGGTGCCACTGGCTTCACCACTCGTTCCGATATTGGTCCCGCAAGGGCCGCCCCTGACCTCCCCGACCGCTCCGCCACAACTATTGGCGGAACCGCCGGCGCCGGGCGGGGGCGAGGGAAGCCCGGTGAGGAGGAGGATGACGACGAGGGCGAGGACAAAGGCTATGACGAGAATCAAAAGTTCGACGAGTTTGAAGGGAATGATGTCGGGTTATTTGCCTCTGCGGAATACGACGAGGATGACAAAGAAGCAGATGCAGTTTGGGAAGCCATTGACAAGAGGATGGATTCACGGAGGAAGGATAGGAGGGAGGCCAGGTTGAAGCAAGAGATTGAGAAATATCGTGCTTCAAACCCTAAGATCACCGAACAGTTTGCTGATTTGAAGAGGAAATTGTATACTCTTTCTTCGGATGATTGGCAGAGTCTTGAGAAATTCGAGAGTGGGGGTTATTCGTCCAGAAACAAGAAGAAGAGGTTCGAGAGTTTTGTGCCTGTGCCTGATACTCTTCTTGAGAAGGCAAGGCAGGAACAAGAGCATGTCACAGCGTTGGATCCTAAGAGTAGGGCTGCTAATGGAACGGAGACTCCATGGGCACAAACCCCAGTTACGGATTTGACTGCCGTGGGTGAGGGTAGAGGTACCGTGTTATCTTTGAAGTTGGATAGGCTGTCAGATTCGGTTTCTGGGATGACGAATGTTGATCCCAAGGGGTATTTGACCGTGCTTAATAGTATGAAGATTACCAGTGATGCTGAAATTTCGGATTTCAAGAAGGCTAGGTTGCTATTAAAAAGTGTCACTCAGACAAATCCGAAGCACCCTCCAGGCTGGATTGCTGCTGCAAGGCTGGAGGAGTTAGCAGGGAAGCTTCAGGCAGCTAGGCAGTTGATACAGAAAGGGTGTGAGGAGTGTCCCAAGAACGAAGATGTGTGGCTGGAGGCTTGTAGGCTGGCTAATCCGGATGAGGCAAAGGCGGTGATTGCAAGGGGTGTTAAGTCGATTCCCAATTCGGTGAAGTTGTGGATGCAGGCTGCGAAATTGGAGCATGATGATGCAAACAGGAGTAGGGTTTTGAGGAAGGGGTTGGAGCACATTCCTGATTCGGTTAGGCTGTGGAAGGCCGTTGTGGAGCTTGCTAATGAGGAGGATGCTAGGCTTTTGCTTCACAGGGCCGTGGAGTGTTGTCCTTTGCATGTCGAACTGTGGCTTGCGCTTGCGAGGTTGGAGACTTATGACAATGCTAAGAAGGTTCTGAATAGGGCGAGGGAGAGGCTATCCAAGGAACCAGCTATATGGATAACAGCTGCGAAGTTGGAAGAAGCTAATGGCAATACTTCCATGGTTGGGAAGATCATTGAAAGGGGTATAAGGGCTTTGCAGAGAGAAGGTTTGGTAATTGATAGGGAAGCTTGGATGAAGGAAGCAGAGGCGGCGGAGCGAGCTGGGTCGGTTGCAACTTGCCAAGCAATAGTACATAATACTATTGGGATTggagttgaagaagaagatagGAAGAGGACATGGGTTGCTGATGCAGAGGAATGCAAGAAAAGGGGTTCTATTGAGACTGCTAGAGCTATTTATGCTCATGCTTTGACTGTCTTCTTAACTAAAAAGAGCATATGGCTCAAAGCTGCCCAGCTAGAAAAGAGTCATGGTACCAGGGAATCTCTGGATGCATTACTTCGCAAAGCTGTTACATACAGACCACAGGCTGAAGTTCTTTGGCTTATGGGTGCCAAAGAGAAGTGGCTGGCTGGAGATGTGCCTGCAGCTCGTGCTATCCTCCAAGAAGCTTATGCTGCCATTCCCAATTCTGAGGAAATATGGCTTGCTGCTTTCAAGTTAGAATTTGAAAACCATGAACCGGAGAGAGCTAGGATGTTGTTGGCTAAAGCTAGAGAGAGAGGAGGTACAGAAAGAGTCTGGATGAAATCGGCTATTGTGGAGAGAGAGCTGGGGAAcattgaagaagaaaggagattGTTGGACGAAGGTCTGAAGCAATTCCCTTCATTCTTTAAATTGTGGCTGATGCTTGGCCAACTAGAGGAACAGCTTGCCGAGAATGCAAAGCGACTTGATCAGACTGAAAAACGGCTTGATCACATGAGGGAAGCAAAGAAGGTCTACGAATCTGGACTGAAAAACTGTCCTAATTGTGTACCTCTTTGGCTTTCTCTTGCTAATCTTGAAGAGGAGATGAATGGACTGAGTAAAGCTCGTGCAGTTCTCACAATGGCTAGAAAGAAGAATCCTCAAAACCCTGAACTCTGGCTAGCTGCTGTTAGAGCGGAATTGAAGCATGGATATAAGAAAGAAGCTGATATTTTGATGGCAAAAGCGTTGCAGGAGTGTCCTAACAGTGGTATTCTGTGGGCAGCATCAATTGAGATGGTTCCACGTCCACAACGTAAAACGAAGAGTGTGGATGCTATCAAGAAATGTGACCATGATGCCCATGTTATTGCTGCTGTCGCCAAATTATTCTGGCATGATAGGAAGGTGGACAAAGCTAGGACTTGGTTGAATCGGGCTGTGACGCTAGCTCCTGACATTGGGGATTTCTGGGCATTGTGCTACAAATTTGAACTACAACATGGAACTGAGGAGAACCAGAAGGATGTATTGAAGAGATGTATTGCTGCTGAACCAAAACATGGAGAGAAATGGCAAGCAATCTCAAAGGCAGTTGAGAACTCTCATCAACCAACAGAATCCATCTTGAAGAAAGTAGTTGTTGCACTTGGGAAGGAAGAGAATGCAGCCGAGAATAATAAACATTGA